Sequence from the Desulfovibrio sp. UIB00 genome:
TGCTCATCCGGGCCAGCAGGGCCAGCCTGGACAATACGGGCATGGCTTGGACGCTTCACGCGTTTGCGGGTACGCACCGAAAGGTTTTCTTCCTGGTAAATCCTTTCTGTCCGCTTGTGGTTCTGCACCAGCTCTTCCCGGCGCAATAATTCATGCAAGCGCGGAGAACCGAAACGACGTCGGTCATTTGCCAGTTCCAGCATCCGCGTTCGTAAAAGAAGATCACGGTCTTCAGACGGTGATCGCCTGGCTGAACTGCGGTTAAACTGAATCTCTCGGCAAGCCCGCCGCTCTGAGTAGCCATGCGCAGCCTGAATGTGATGTACGGCTTCCCTGTTGGCTGCGGGCTTCAAAAGTTTTTTGAGATCATGTCCTTCAGGACGACGATATCAAGCGCTTGTTCACCTACAAGTCTTTTCAGACGGGCGTTCTCTTCCTCCAACTGGCGCAACACCGCTTGGCATCAGAGATGTTCATCCCGCCAAACTTGCTGCGCCATTTGTAAAAGGTCGCATCCGAGATGCCATGCTGACGGCACAGATCAACGACACGAACTCCAGCCTCGGCTTGCCGCAAAATCCCAATAATTTGCTCTTCAGTGAATCCACTACGTTTCATTTTTGTGCTCCTATGTCAGGAACACTAACTTTTCAATGGCATACTTTTCGGGGGGAGGGTCAAAATCATGAATGGCTCAGCTAGGCAAGACCCTTTATTTTTTACTTACCATTTTCAATGAATTTAAAAAATAGCGAGCAAAATCAGGATATGAATCTACAAGCTTAGGCAATACGGGCTCGACTTTTTCTTCTTCACTCCTCAGTGAATCGTATAAAAGACAATCTGCAAAAACCCCATTGCTTAAATCTTTAAGGATGTGTTCGTATCTTCCTTCAAAATGTTTGTTTATAACATCATAGGCTTCGATTTCCTTCATACCGAAAAGAGACCTATGCTTAAGACGATCTTTCTCGGCAACAAAATATATTCCTTGCTTGTGTCGTCGATATACACTCATTACTTTATTTATGAAGCCAATTTTCCCCTTCTCTGCATGCAACAGGTGCAAATACCAGTCGCCAGGACATAAATCGGATCGGAACCAATCCGGCAATCCTCCACGAAAACGCCACCGATACATAACAGAATTTGTTTGAATAAGATTACACTTAAGCAAATCACTCAAATAATAGAATTGGCAAACTCCACGAGGAAGTTCACTTACTGGAGGATATAAGCGTTCACGTTCTGGCTCATCCTCATACAAAACACGTACAAGATGAAAGCATAGCGATGCAGTTTTATTTTCTTCCAAAAAGTCATACTGAAGTTGCAATTTATAAGGATCAGTAAAATAATCGTCTCCATCACACGAGGCTACATACTGACTTTCAGCACTTTCATAAAGTGCAGCATAATTCTCCCCACCACCAACATGATGTGTATGTAGAATTGGAGTGATAGATCTATACCTGTTGGCGTATTCACGGATAATTTCTTGAGTACCATCTGTAGAACCATCATCAGCAATAATATGCTCCACAGGGAAATTCGTTTGCTGTAAAAGCACGCTCTCAATCGTTTCGGCAATAAAAGCTTTATGGTTGTAAGTCGCTGTAAGCACAGAAACCTTTGGCATGTCAACAACACATATTTTATGATACCCGTGCACACGCTCAACGGCCTGCAAACAGCGCAGTGCGACTTTAGGAAGTTGATGGGAAGAAGTGCGCGCGCCCTTCAAAATACGCTGAGCAAAATCTGAAGATAAAGATTTAGCCAATTCCATAGCCATAGCATCATCTAACAGTTCAAAAGGCTGCCACTTCTTGTAGGCAATATCTCTTTGCTCCAAAGCCTCCTTGAAAAAAACATTTGGATCCATATGTTCGTACAAGCTCTTATCTTTTTTCAAGTACGTTTGCCACAAATCACTTCTTAACTGCGGAGATAATAACGGACTTGTGTTCGTCCCTCTTTCTAAAAAAGCACTTTGATCATACCAAAATAGTCCCGTCTCAGAAACCTCCTTGCATTGGGTGAGATTAATACTTTCAATAAACTTAAGCACCTCCTTTGAAACAAAAGGTAAGATCAGATTATTATTAGAGATTAAACTGACACTATCGTTAGATGAGATGTTAAAAATCTGAAGCAAGTCAGAATGCACATCACTGTTACAACTCATCCCCTTAGCATTACGAAAATGCAATGAACACCCTTCTATCACACTCAATTTTTCAAAACATTCATTCAGAGTTATAATATTTGATAGCTGCTCTTTGATATACTTCCTAATCGAAATATTCCACGAACTACTTAAACTTAAATAACAGGCACTTTCAATTTCGACATCAGGCAATTGAGGATATACAAAGATACGATATTCTGAATCGATGAAGTACTCTTTGAAAAGTTCAACCCAAACTGCAATTTTCAGAAGATCATGTGAGCAATATGACAGATTAATCCCAACAGTATGGATTGTTGTATTTGCATTGCAAGTCGCCAAAACGTCTACTATTGCTTGTCGAGCAGGGCTCGCAACCCTATGATCTCTTAAGAAATTAATATGATTTTCATATGTCAAATCTAATGGGAGATCAAAAGAAGGCACTGAGCAACCAACAATACCGTTCTCATTTAACAATCGAACATTCTGAAGGAAAAAATTACTCATGGATTGCGCAACAGCATACCCTCCAACAAATAAATTTATAAATTTGACCATAGAACGTATTCCAAGGCATCAAAGCCGCAAGTTGAAGAGTTGTATGATGTGTTGTTAGGCTCGATATAAAAATATTGCCTAAACATCAGAAGAAAATTCATGACGTTTACCATAAATGCCCATCCAGCTCGCTTTTGCCCCTAATCTTCCTCCAGTTCCCAAGTACAAACCAACAAAAAATAAATTAATACTAGCCACAAGCAGTTGGGCAATAACATTTTGTCGCCTTTGCGGATAGAAATGTCGAGAGCCACGAAGACGCCAACAATCATTAAAAAACCAAATATCTTCTAGGTACATAACCCATTTAGAGCGCTGCTGTGCAGGGGCAAGCAAGTTCCCCATAAGCATGCGTATACTTTGCGGATAGTATGGACGAACATGAGTTGGATCATAATAAAACCGCTCACCAAGGACAGGACTTATAATTATCAACTTTCCATCAGGTTTTAATAACTCAAGATAGCTATTTATACATGCGGTAAGTGATGCTAAATCCATATGTTCAATAAGATGAGACATAAGAATCACATCATACGATTCTGTCCGAGGGAATTTATCTGGCGTAAAAACATTGTAACCCTGCTCCACGAGTTGAGATACTTGCCGGGGGTTACTGTCAACACCAGTAACTTTGCAGCCCATACGACCCAATATCGACAAATATTTCCCCAACCCGCAACCAACGTCCAACACGGAAGCAGATGAAAACCGTTCAGCAAATAGGTTCACAAGCTGTTTTTCTTCAAAGCGCTGATAATGAGCAAGACTCATAAGCTGTTGCAAATAAGTAGACATAGCCCCCCCCAAAAAAAAATTTATGTAACATGCCTAGATATAGACATTGAGAAAATGCCCAAGAGTGTTTTTGCACACTCAATATCTACAGATTGCAAAGCACTTCAAACTTTATATTTACAAACTTGAAATCACACATCTCGCGACATAAGCAACCTCCTCTCGTGAATAACGGTGGTCTAGGGGAAGCGGCAAAAGATTAGATTCCAGCGATCGCTCAAAAGCTTGCATATTTTCAGTTTCGAGCATGCCTGACCAAAACGTCGGAATAAATATTTTCATGTGCAATAGCTTTTCTTTAGCCCTGCTACTATCACCTGGTAAGAGTAAAGGGTAGACCAAAGGGACATCGTCAACTTCCAATTTGAGAGAAAGCATATTCAACGCCCCTAATTCATCATGCAAAATAGCAAAATTTTCACGCCGTTTCTGTGCGCAGCGCATATAATTTATCATGCTTAACAGTCGCTTAGTGACAACTGACATTGCCTGTAACGGCAGAGACTCTATAAGAACTTCATTTAGCAGGAAGTTGGAGTATCCTTGCTCCAAGTCGCCCTCTGCTCGTTGCAGCAAGTGACTACAACGTCCATTGGAACAATCTTGCTTAAGAGTGAGTGACAAGCTTTTATTGTTAACAATTGCATACCCCCCATCCGGAACTCCAAAAAACTTTCGCGGGGAGTACAGCGCATCAATTCCCGCAGAGTTGAAAAAGAAAGATTGAGAATTGTCTAAAATCAGCCGAGAACGAGTACTTGACAAATGGCGTGCAACTTTACTCTTTAGGCCAAAGTAATTGACATAAAGAAGTGGTATAGGCTCCTGCGGCGCATCCAATGGACAAAGATTTTCATCTATCGAATAATATACTATTCGACAACCTTCATTTTTCAATGCCTGTGGAACGGCTGGGCATATATAGCGGGGTATGGCTAAAGACGAATAGGCATTAACGCGAATGATATAGCGAAGTGCATTGCGGCCAGAGTTTAACTCAACGGCATTAGGATAAAAAGAATAAGGATTTCCCTCTAATTCAAGGAATCCCCCTATCCCACTATTCAAGTTCATAGCACTTTAGCATGTTTGAAATTTCAAGAGGACTATTAAACATCAAAACGTCTATTACTGATAGATTCGGTACAAAAAAATTGCCAAATTGTTTATAGTATACTTGCATCGTCTTTATAAAAGAAAGTGAAATCCCATTTTTCAAAAATTCTTCTTTGTCGTATAGGGATTTACCACCAATGGCATTATAATAAAAATCCCCACCAAGTGATTTGACAAGGCTAATTATCGTTTCTTGCGCTGTTGTTTCTTTTTTCTTATCAAGAAAAGATGATAAAATAATTTTTGTCGTAATACCAAGATAGGAACAAACTTCATTTATCGAATTAACAACAATGTTTGATAAATTATTTCCACATTTACAAACAGCTGACTCGACCATAGGCATTATTTGTTCAAAATATTTAGCTTTTTTATAATTTTGTTCGATCGTTTTTAATAATTTATTTTTTGCTAAATTATTATCCGTCACACAAATTTCATTAATTTTTTTAAAGGGAGACATATTTTGTAGCGGCAGAGTTACATAGTGTTCACTTCCGTTTACTAATATTTTATTCCGATTAATCCATCCATTTTTTATATAATTAACATCATCATACACTACAAAAATATCAACAGCATTAACAAGCTGCCAGTAACCAATATACGGGAAAAAATATGGCTGCATTATTCCTATTTTCATGACTATTAATAGTCCAGTAAGCATTCAAGAGTGTCAACATCAAAAACATAAATACCTTTTTTCTCATAGGCATCTTTGCGCTCGGAAAAAAGATTATCGACAAGAATTGCATTTTTATAAATTATTTTATCAACTTTAGCTTCATGGGCTGCAAGATGAATAATTTCATCAAAAAGCCCCCTGCACAAGTTAATATTTTTAAGGCTTTCATTAAGATCGCCTTCATGCTTTGTGAGCAAAATGATTTTTTTTGAGGAATTTTTACATTGATACAAAAATTGTATAGCTAGAATATTTATTTTATCATTACAAACTAAAGTATCATCGTAATCCATATATACGACGTCGTAATGAATTTTGAGTTTATAAATATTTTGAAGACAGCGACTCAAAGTAACATTCAAAGGTTGAACTAAGACAGAAACATCCATATTCAACGCATCATATGCAGATAATTGTGCAAAATTTACACCTAACTGCCTGTAGAGCCCCATTGTGCCCGCTATTCGGGTAGAAACTTCAAGCAGCTTCAGCCTTCCATGCGTATCCTGCTTCACTTGAAAAAACCAGAGCCCGCGAAATTCCAACTCTGAGTTGAGAGTTTCAGCTATTAAACGACACTCCTCAGTCATTGGCACAGATCGAGAAACAAAAGATATTCCCATCTTCACAAGATCTCGACTGCGCATACCAGCAAAAAGCAAGGCTCCAGATTTACTTGTAAAACAATCAACTGTGTATTCATTACCTGGCAGGTATTCACAAAGGAGCATGGCTGGATCTTGCAAAACAGCACTGATTTCTTGATCAGAATTAACTATTGAACAGCCTTGCCCCCCCTGCCCTCTAGCGGGCTTAGCAAAGAGTGGGAAGATTGACTCATCTTTTTGTTCAAAACAAATAGGACAAAAAGAGAAATTCTTGAATCTATTGTAAAGCAACCTTTTATCTCTGCAGATAAGAGCAGTAGAGACAGAAGAACCAACCACAAGCGCGTCTATCGACTCTTTGTTCTCCAATAAAAATAAAGAAACGTCATCATGAGTTGGAAAAACCATATGAATATTGTGCTCATGCAGGACTGAGTTGAACGCTTCTAAAAAGTCTGGTGATTGAATGTATGGCAAACCATATATATAGCTTTCAGGCTCATACACAAACGCACTGTGGTCTTCAACACTAGATGCTCCAAAGACTCTAAATCGAGGCGCGTATCGTAAAGAACGATAGAGCTCAAGCGCATTTTCTGCACCCGCTGGAAAAATTAGGATGTTCACAGAATGCTTCATACCTTATGCTCCAGCATCTGCTGATGGAAATCGAGTAGCAGGATGTAGAGTACCACCTGCAAAATTAAAAACGCGCTTATCCTGCAGCTGAGGATGAGCCATAATTTCAAGATACTCTGAATGGTAGGGATGACAAGGATTCAAAACATCTTTAAACCAAAAGACATCGGCAGGCATTGTTCCCCACTGATAGCATGGCCTAAGGATCACTTGATCACATTCCAATTCTTCAAAACTTCGATCAATAAATTCTGGTATCTCTCTGAAATTTCTATCTTGTATGACTAGAGTATTGGTAAAGTGTTTTATATATCCATCTTTGCGCAAGCTGCGTAAAAACATAAGATTGTGCATAAGTTTTTTATAATTCCCCCCCCTTGATATGTGATTATAAGTCCATTCATGAAAACTATTTATGGTAACAATAACCCTAAGATCAACAGTTTTTAAATGTTCTATCCTGGTCCAGTGGGCTTCATCAAAATAAACGCCGTTGGTTTCCAACAGGATGCATAACTCAGGGTCAACTGGGTGGATATTACTCAGGATATCCATCATATAGGCGCTCGCAAAGGGGTCACCATGCCCACTTGTTGAAATCGACTTCGCTGTGTTTAAATATGGGGCAATTCTATCTCGAATAGCACGCATAAGGATATGATAATTCTTAGGCGGACGAAATTTGTCAGGTCGGCATGTTTCACAGTACTGATTGCAGACAAAATCATAAGCAAGATTTATGTGCGTCGGATAGGGCTTGAGTTGAGTTTCGATTGTCCTCTCTGAATCGTCAACATCTGGAAGATTACCATTCTGTAAAAAAGGACAGCCTTCTATGCGACAATGCTCAAAAGAATTGTTCAGAATAGACTCACGCAACATATTTGCTTGGTCGTTTGTCCAAAGCTCATCCACACTTTTTTCAAAAATGTTGCCAATACATCCTTGTGGATTACGCATCCAGGGACATAACATTGCGCGACCATCAAAATAATCAAGATAGAAATATTTAAAAGGAAAATCACAAAATCTCATGACTCACTCCGTTGTGATCGATTAAATTGTGCACCATTCCCAGAAATAATTGCTGACACAAGCCCAGCAATATACTCCATGTCCTGACCAGAATAGCGATGATCGCAAGGCAAGACAATGAGGCTGTCTCTCATTTTTCGCGCATTCGGATCTAGCTCTGAAGGAAACTTTGAAAGCCACATACGGCTAACGCGTACACCATTGTTGGCAAGAGTTGTAACAACGGCTGCGGCCAAAAAAGTCGGTGGCAAAATTAAAGGAAATCCATTGGGGCCAAAATCCGGACTGGGCAACGGCCAAAGGGCAAAGGGGTGCAGTGCGCTATAAAGTGTTTCCCAGTTTGTCCGCCTGACAGAAACGACATCTTCCCAAGGTAAACGGCGCAACAAATTTTGTGTCAGGCGACTTGCAGGGCCTTGAGGCAGCACACTCTGGAACTCTTCAGCAAGAGTACATCGCTGTGCAAACGGGCTTATCGCAACTTTTTCAAACTCCTGACATTTGGCCACAAGTGCCTGAAGATGCAGTCCCTCAGAGTTTTCCGCATGACCAGGCTGCATCCTTGCAACGCCTGCCCCCACCATAATACCACCATCAGGAACCCCCACCACCTTACGGGGACTATATATCACTGCACTGGCCTTGCTGGGTGGGCAGGACAGACACTGCGCGCGATCTTCGACCCACAATAGATTTGGGTAGCTAGTTATTTCGGCAGAAGCCACTGCCGACAGCGGCTTTCCAAACCAACAGATCGTTAAAATCATGTCACCAGGACTAGCCGAAGACAAAAATTCTAAGGAAGGTTCCAGATCACTTTGCAAGGCGTAGTATCTGCAAGTCAACTGCAATTCTGTAAGAGCAGCTACGACATCAGACGGACAACAGGAGGGCACCCAAACACAACGAACTCCATGAGCATAACAAAAAGCAGCTAATGCAGCTCGTGCATTACCAAATGTTGCGTATTCTTGCCCTTGTGTCCAATGGTTCCAAATACTATCTGCAACTTGCGGCACAACTTCAAAATCAAGGCCGTGCCCCCCCCCTAAAATTGGTCTAAGCTCTTGTTCTTTGTTCTGGCTATCAAGCTTACGTTGGTTGCTACTCGTGCATGTCCAAGGCGGGAAAAAATCCCTATTTTCAGGATAAAGGAGCCGAATTGCATCTAACAATGAAGCATTTTCGAGAACTGGTTTTTTTATATAATCCCAGTTTTTGTGGAGCAACTCTCGCAACTGATCCAGTTGTCCTGTCTTTATGCAATTATCTGTTATAGCACGCAAAGCAAGTAAAATTCTTTCTCTAATTTGTAAATGAAAACGGCCATGAAAAAATTTATCCATTAAGCGGTAACACGTTATCCAATCACCACCCTCCTTTTGAAAAAATACCCCTTTATCATGCAGTTGACTGAAGGAATAACCACCGTCATGCCGCCGCCACTTACTCATTGGTTCATCAAAATACTTAATCTTTCCATTTGAGGCGATGAGTAAAAAAAGAAAATGATCAAGCAACATCCGTGGCCTAAACCATGTGGGCAATCCCTTTGAATACTGCCAGCGAAAAAGCATAGAACTTGTATGAAGATAATAGTTGTCAACAACTTCATCCGCAAAAAAAATGCCTTGCCTTATACGTTCGTCATCGGCGGAGCAGTCTTTGTAAATATAATGCGGTGACGATGGCAACGGATTGTCCATATACAACAACTCAACTTTGTGACAACAAACTGTAAAATCTGAATGCTCTTCTAAAAAAGTAACTTGTCGTTGCAATTTATCATCAGCGCTCCACAGATCATCACCTTCGCAAATAGCCAAATATTTGCTCCGTGCCAATGCGAGTCCATCTAGCATGTTCCGAATGCCACGGGTATTATGATCTTGTAGAGAAAGGGTTATATTACTGTATTTTTTTGCCCATTTACTAACGATCTCTCGTGTTCCATCTGTAGAAAAATCATCGCAAATGATTAGTTCAAAAGGGAATGTGGTTTTTTGTGATAAACATCCATTCATAGCTTCTTCAATAAAAGGAGCATGATTGTAAGTAGGCATAAATATACTAACGAGAGAGGAAGATTGAGAACGATTATTCACAGCAAAAGATCCTATTTAATTATTGTTTCAGCAACCCCAAAAAAAATTGTTTCCTGCTTGCACCAAACCAATAATCTACGTGATTGTTCTGCTACAACAGAAACGAATATCTTGCGAAATACTATCCACAATTGATTCTTCCAGCCCCTCGTAAAGTGGTAGGCTTAGAACTCTTCGAGAGACACTTTCCGCAACAGGGCAACTTTGCCGCGTCTTCAAATACGGCAATGAGGTTAGCACGGGATAAAAATATCGGCGTGGGAAAATATTTTGAACATTTAAGCGTTCTTGCACCTTCAGAAGAGTTTTTTCATCATCAAATATTACTGGATAGTAAGCATAATTGTATTCAAGGCCGTCTTGTAGTTTAGGACGACCAACCAAATGGGATGGCAACAAGGCATCATACATCTGACTAAGTTGCCTACGAGCTGCAATGCTACTTTTAGTTTTCTCCAAAAGGCACAACCCCATGGCTGCGTGCACTTCAGAAAGCTTGGCATTAACTCCTAAATGAATATGAGTATCTCCGCTGTGACCACAGGCTCTCATGAGTTTGAGAGACTCCAAGGCTTTTTCTGAGTGGGCAACTATGCAACCTCCTTCCACAGTATGAAAAACTTTAGTAGCGTGAAAACTGCATGTGGAGTAATCTCCGTAATCCAACACACTTTTCCCTCGAAACGTACTACCAAAACACTGTGCGGCATCATAAATTATCGGAATACTCTCTGCAACTTTTGCCATAGCGTCCACATCACAAATGGCCCCATAGACATGAACAGGTACAATACCAGCTACGTCAGTAGCCATATGCTCTGCAACACTAGCAGGTGAAAGGCAGAGAGTTTCTTCGTCAATATCAGCAAAAACAACTTCACATCCAACCCAAAGTGGAGCAGAAACCGTTGCAACATAAGAAAAAGGCGTTGTAATTACTTTTTTTCCTGACAGTCCAGCAACGTGTAATGCCAATTGCAAAGCCAGAGTACCGTTGGAACAAACAGCTAGGTGCTCAATATTCAGCCATTTTGCAAGGTTTTTCTCCAAACACTGGCAAAATGGACCATTATTCGTTAGAAAACGGGTAGAAAAGAGTTGGCTCATATATTGAGCATACTCTGAAAATTCTGGCATCTTTGATCTGGTTACAAAAACTGGATTGTCCATAATTATCTGCTTTCTTAATTGAAGAACAACATTACCCAATGACCACCAGAAGCTCTAATCGGAAAAAATATCATACTCACTGATAGTGTTTATATTTTTAAGCAATTGTGCCTCCAACTGTCAACAAACATTGAGAATTAAAAAAAAATACTTTTTAAAGACAACAAGTTTATAACAAAAAAAAATGACTTTTACTTGCAGAAGTATCGATCTGAGCAGCCCTTCCTGTGTCCCACATATTTCCGGGTTCAGTTTGCAAAGTCCACAGATGTGTGCGGCCAGACTTCATCTAAGACCGCTCAGCAATTTTTTGAATAAAGCCAAACAGATAACCAACTACAACCTGAACGTTTGTGGTACTGAATAAATTTTGTTTTAACTATGTAAAAAAATTTAACTCTACCACGCTAAGGCGTCAAATTCGGACGCCTGTTAAGCTGTAATCAGCAGCTTTGGTTTCATCATCCCGTTTCTGACAAACACCGACCGGGAGAGATAGCCAAAGTTGCGGTTAGAAACGCCCCTGCGGTGATGATTAAACTGCTAGTTTTCCGGCATTATACCGGGGAAAGCTGGCCAAGCCTGATTTTGTAATCGTTCGGAGCTAGAGACGTATATATTTTTCAATCAAAGTACTGGTTCGCCTTGCTCTGCACTGACTTTTCGAGAAATATTTCAGCTTCCAGATATGAGAAGAATGACTCAACCCATGCATTATCCAAGGAGCTACCTTTCCGCGAATGGATTCTTTGGAGACGCAACGCTTCATGCTGGTTATGATATAAATTGTGCGTGTATTGAAATCCTTGATCTGAATGCACAACCGCACCTGGCTTTGCCGTAAGTTTGTCTAGTATGGCGAGCGCTAGAGCAAGGCCATTTCTGAATGAGATGGCGTGAGCCACGACTTCGTTGTTGCACAAGTCTGCACCACAGACAGATAAATAACGCCGCTAGTTGTGGGCAAATAGGTTATATCAGTCGCCAGTTTTTTGTTAGGGAGCTGAACTTTGAAGTTACGTCCAAGCAGATTCGGAAATACTATGCTGCCAGATTTACCAAAGTCACGCCGCCTTTTGCGAATGACAGACTGGATAGCGAGTTTGCGCATAAGCCTCTAAATGCATTTGTGGTTCACGGCAAAGCTTTCGCGGCGTAAGGCCACCGCCATGCGGCGATATCCATAAAATGGTTGCAGGGAATGGATAGCTTTAATATGGGCTGTAATGTCGGATTCACTTCAGCTCTTTGTCCTGCTATTCTCCATTTATAATATGATCTGGACAGTCCAGAAAAGTGTAATAGTGCTTTTAGAGATGAATTAATACACATCTCAACAATTATTTTGAAAAGAATTTTTTTGGGTGCACTCCCCATTCGTGCCCGAATCTGGAGCGATACAACCTTTTCAAGCAGCCTCGCTCTGCTTTTACATAGGCGAGTTCTTCTACAGATGAAAAATTCGTTTTTGGTCGCCCACGATGTTCGGCATGGCTACTTTTACCTGGGTCATCCTCCAACGATTCACCAGAGTTAATCTTAGCAACCCATTCTCGAAGAGTCTTTTTATTCTTGATCCCCAATTCTTCACAAAGTTGCCGATAGCTACGCCCACCCTTAAGAAAAAGCATTACGGCTTCTTTCTTAAATGCAGGTGAATATGTAGTCTTCTTAACGTCGGCCATAAAAAAACATCATGGTTTCAAACTTTAAGCCTAGTGGGACTTTTTTGCTTTGTCGGCTCTACATCAAAGATGGGGGCATAGCATCTCCAAGAAAAAATGGATATACCAAGCAAAGCCGGAATACCCATCAGGGCAACCTTTATTTCCCGACTAAAGAAAAAAAGGCAATGGAAGGATTGTTAATTGACTTGTGGGATTTTGCAATCGAAAAGGTGGTGAGTCTTACTCACCCGGTGTTTGAGGCCAGACGGACTGGCAAGAACACGAGCGCACTGCGCATGCGAAAAGCTACGCATCAAGGACTCATTCCGGCAGAATATTCGTAATATTTCTTGTCATTGCAGTATATTAATCAGGGTTATTCGCTGCCACAAATACCGATGCGTGAGCTGCGGCAAGTATTTTAACACCCGTCTTGCAGGCATAAAAGTGTGGAGCAGGACAACGGAGCTGCTCAAGCGCAACATATTTCAGGCTTACAACAAAGGCGTTGCAAGGACATCGCCGACGAGCACCGCATCGGCGTGGCCTGCGTGGAGCGGTACTACCACCAGATGATGCAGCACAAGAGCAGCCACGGGGCAAACCGCACATGCCCGCGCATTCTGGGCATTGATGAGCATAGGTTTACGCGCAGACAGGGCTTTGCAACAACGTTTTGCGACTTGGCCCGGCGCAGGGTCTTTGATGTGGGTAAAGGGCGCAGCGCCGCTGATATGCGCGACCTTTTGCAATCATTGCAAGACCGCCACAAAGTTAAAATGGCCTGTATTGATATGAATTCTGCATATCGGCGACTTGTGTGGGAATGCTTTCCCAATGCGCGCATTGTTGCGGACAGGTTTCATGTGATCAGGCTGGTGAATCTGCACTTTTCAGAGCTCTGTGCAAGGCAATAGATGAAAAACAACTTG
This genomic interval carries:
- a CDS encoding glycosyltransferase: MVKFINLFVGGYAVAQSMSNFFLQNVRLLNENGIVGCSVPSFDLPLDLTYENHINFLRDHRVASPARQAIVDVLATCNANTTIHTVGINLSYCSHDLLKIAVWVELFKEYFIDSEYRIFVYPQLPDVEIESACYLSLSSSWNISIRKYIKEQLSNIITLNECFEKLSVIEGCSLHFRNAKGMSCNSDVHSDLLQIFNISSNDSVSLISNNNLILPFVSKEVLKFIESINLTQCKEVSETGLFWYDQSAFLERGTNTSPLLSPQLRSDLWQTYLKKDKSLYEHMDPNVFFKEALEQRDIAYKKWQPFELLDDAMAMELAKSLSSDFAQRILKGARTSSHQLPKVALRCLQAVERVHGYHKICVVDMPKVSVLTATYNHKAFIAETIESVLLQQTNFPVEHIIADDGSTDGTQEIIREYANRYRSITPILHTHHVGGGENYAALYESAESQYVASCDGDDYFTDPYKLQLQYDFLEENKTASLCFHLVRVLYEDEPERERLYPPVSELPRGVCQFYYLSDLLKCNLIQTNSVMYRWRFRGGLPDWFRSDLCPGDWYLHLLHAEKGKIGFINKVMSVYRRHKQGIYFVAEKDRLKHRSLFGMKEIEAYDVINKHFEGRYEHILKDLSNGVFADCLLYDSLRSEEEKVEPVLPKLVDSYPDFARYFLNSLKMVSKK
- a CDS encoding ATP-grasp domain-containing protein produces the protein MKHSVNILIFPAGAENALELYRSLRYAPRFRVFGASSVEDHSAFVYEPESYIYGLPYIQSPDFLEAFNSVLHEHNIHMVFPTHDDVSLFLLENKESIDALVVGSSVSTALICRDKRLLYNRFKNFSFCPICFEQKDESIFPLFAKPARGQGGQGCSIVNSDQEISAVLQDPAMLLCEYLPGNEYTVDCFTSKSGALLFAGMRSRDLVKMGISFVSRSVPMTEECRLIAETLNSELEFRGLWFFQVKQDTHGRLKLLEVSTRIAGTMGLYRQLGVNFAQLSAYDALNMDVSVLVQPLNVTLSRCLQNIYKLKIHYDVVYMDYDDTLVCNDKINILAIQFLYQCKNSSKKIILLTKHEGDLNESLKNINLCRGLFDEIIHLAAHEAKVDKIIYKNAILVDNLFSERKDAYEKKGIYVFDVDTLECLLDY
- a CDS encoding radical SAM/SPASM domain-containing protein; protein product: MRFCDFPFKYFYLDYFDGRAMLCPWMRNPQGCIGNIFEKSVDELWTNDQANMLRESILNNSFEHCRIEGCPFLQNGNLPDVDDSERTIETQLKPYPTHINLAYDFVCNQYCETCRPDKFRPPKNYHILMRAIRDRIAPYLNTAKSISTSGHGDPFASAYMMDILSNIHPVDPELCILLETNGVYFDEAHWTRIEHLKTVDLRVIVTINSFHEWTYNHISRGGNYKKLMHNLMFLRSLRKDGYIKHFTNTLVIQDRNFREIPEFIDRSFEELECDQVILRPCYQWGTMPADVFWFKDVLNPCHPYHSEYLEIMAHPQLQDKRVFNFAGGTLHPATRFPSADAGA
- a CDS encoding class I SAM-dependent methyltransferase, giving the protein MSTYLQQLMSLAHYQRFEEKQLVNLFAERFSSASVLDVGCGLGKYLSILGRMGCKVTGVDSNPRQVSQLVEQGYNVFTPDKFPRTESYDVILMSHLIEHMDLASLTACINSYLELLKPDGKLIIISPVLGERFYYDPTHVRPYYPQSIRMLMGNLLAPAQQRSKWVMYLEDIWFFNDCWRLRGSRHFYPQRRQNVIAQLLVASINLFFVGLYLGTGGRLGAKASWMGIYGKRHEFSSDV
- a CDS encoding IS3 family transposase, translating into MLELANDRRRFGSPRLHELLRREELVQNHKRTERIYQEENLSVRTRKRVKRPSHARIVQAGPAGPDE
- a CDS encoding WbqC family protein, producing the protein MKIGIMQPYFFPYIGYWQLVNAVDIFVVYDDVNYIKNGWINRNKILVNGSEHYVTLPLQNMSPFKKINEICVTDNNLAKNKLLKTIEQNYKKAKYFEQIMPMVESAVCKCGNNLSNIVVNSINEVCSYLGITTKIILSSFLDKKKETTAQETIISLVKSLGGDFYYNAIGGKSLYDKEEFLKNGISLSFIKTMQVYYKQFGNFFVPNLSVIDVLMFNSPLEISNMLKCYELE
- a CDS encoding transposase, with product MKRSGFTEEQIIGILRQAEAGVRVVDLCRQHGISDATFYKWRSKFGGMNISDAKRCCASWRKRTPV